The following coding sequences are from one Streptomyces sp. V3I7 window:
- a CDS encoding class I SAM-dependent methyltransferase: protein MSDNHTHVQEFFGARAADWDSRFPDDGPAYAAAIADMGLRPGDRVLDAGCGTGRALPPLRAAVGPSGTVVGVDLTPEMLQAAVNAGRDRDGQLLLGDVATLPVRSESLDAVFGAGLVSHLHDPAENLRELARVVRAGGTLALFHPIGRAALAARHGRQLTPDDLRAEANLRPLLAGSGWRMTSYVDEDDRFLVLAVREG from the coding sequence ATGAGCGACAACCACACACATGTCCAGGAGTTCTTCGGCGCGCGGGCGGCCGACTGGGACAGCAGGTTCCCCGACGACGGCCCCGCCTACGCGGCGGCCATCGCCGACATGGGGCTGCGCCCGGGTGATCGTGTGCTGGACGCGGGCTGCGGCACGGGGCGCGCGCTGCCGCCCCTGCGGGCGGCGGTGGGCCCATCGGGCACGGTCGTGGGCGTCGACCTGACCCCGGAGATGCTCCAGGCCGCCGTGAACGCCGGACGGGACCGCGACGGGCAGCTCCTGCTCGGCGACGTGGCCACTTTGCCGGTGCGGTCGGAGTCCCTCGACGCCGTCTTCGGAGCGGGGCTCGTCTCGCATCTGCACGACCCCGCCGAGAATCTGCGGGAGTTGGCGCGGGTGGTGCGGGCGGGCGGCACGCTGGCGCTGTTCCACCCGATCGGTCGCGCGGCCCTGGCCGCCAGGCACGGGAGGCAGCTCACCCCGGACGACCTGCGCGCGGAGGCGAACCTCCGTCCGCTGCTCGCCGGTTCCGGGTGGCGCATGACGTCGTATGTCGACGAGGACGACCGCTTCCTCGTCCTGGCGGTCCGGGAGGGCTGA
- a CDS encoding esterase-like activity of phytase family protein: protein MSPHAAGRRHVHRLVATGLPVALMAALATAGPATASSSADARVVHTATLGDLPLGTFSNGLLPGSVDNDRGVDLGGIGSDIYPAARKGEYWTVTDRGPNGQIKVDGQKRRTFPVPGFDPAIVKIQVSGDAVKVIDAIPLTTSSGQAVTGLPDQKGRDEAPYTYDAGTSLPYDPNGVDTEGIVRAADGTFWLVDEYGPSLIHVSARGEVLTRYVPKGLHLTGAEYPVVEALPSVLLHRKINRGFEGLAQLPDGNLVMALQSPLSLPDADAGDTSRTTRLLRFSPRKKAVTAEYAYRFDPVNVVDPSEDDTAELKVSSVVAVGRDRLLVEERTDKTARIQLVKLERRADILGGPWDDDTTSPSPEQLDDPAAAGVPVLAKRLVVDLGKVSGVPGKIEGIARVDRDTLALINDNDFGMTDGAGAFDAQGRLVDSGIETTVTYVRLPKAI from the coding sequence ATCTCCCCGCACGCCGCCGGTCGGCGCCACGTTCACCGTCTCGTCGCGACGGGTCTGCCCGTGGCCCTCATGGCCGCCCTCGCGACGGCCGGCCCGGCAACCGCGTCGTCGTCGGCAGACGCGCGCGTCGTGCACACGGCGACGTTGGGAGACCTCCCGCTCGGCACGTTCAGCAACGGCCTGCTGCCGGGCAGCGTCGACAACGACCGCGGCGTGGACCTGGGCGGCATCGGCAGCGACATCTACCCGGCGGCCCGCAAGGGCGAGTACTGGACAGTGACCGACCGCGGACCCAACGGTCAGATCAAGGTGGACGGCCAGAAGCGCCGCACGTTCCCGGTGCCCGGCTTCGACCCGGCGATCGTGAAGATCCAGGTGTCCGGGGACGCCGTCAAGGTGATCGACGCGATTCCGCTCACCACCTCGTCGGGCCAGGCCGTCACCGGGCTGCCCGACCAGAAGGGCCGCGACGAGGCGCCGTACACCTACGACGCCGGGACCTCGCTGCCGTACGACCCGAACGGTGTGGACACCGAGGGCATCGTGCGGGCCGCGGACGGGACGTTCTGGCTCGTGGACGAGTACGGGCCGTCGCTGATTCACGTCTCCGCGCGCGGGGAGGTCCTCACCCGCTACGTGCCCAAGGGGCTGCACCTGACCGGTGCCGAGTACCCGGTGGTGGAGGCGCTGCCCTCCGTCCTGCTGCACCGCAAGATCAACCGCGGGTTCGAGGGGCTGGCCCAACTGCCCGACGGCAACCTGGTGATGGCCCTGCAGAGCCCACTCTCCCTGCCGGACGCGGACGCCGGGGACACCTCGCGCACGACCCGTCTGCTGCGGTTCTCGCCGCGGAAGAAGGCGGTCACCGCGGAGTACGCCTACCGGTTCGACCCGGTGAACGTGGTCGATCCGAGCGAGGACGACACGGCCGAGCTCAAGGTCTCGTCCGTGGTGGCCGTCGGCCGCGACCGGCTGCTGGTCGAGGAACGCACCGACAAGACGGCGCGAATCCAGCTGGTGAAGCTTGAGCGCCGAGCAGACATCCTCGGCGGGCCCTGGGACGACGACACCACGTCGCCGTCCCCGGAGCAGTTGGACGACCCGGCGGCCGCGGGCGTCCCGGTCCTGGCGAAGCGACTCGTCGTCGACCTGGGCAAGGTGAGCGGCGTACCGGGGAAGATCGAGGGCATCGCGCGCGTGGACCGCGACACGCTCGCGCTGATCAACGACAACGACTTCGGGATGACGGACGGTGCCGGCGCCTTCGACGCGCAGGGCCGCCTCGTCGACAGCGGCATCGAGACGACCGTGACGTACGTACGACTGCCGAAGGCGATCTGA
- a CDS encoding PadR family transcriptional regulator, which yields MLELAILGFLYDAPLHGYVLRKHIAALTGHVRPVAESTLYPAIKRLEKAGLLARTTEPGAVAAPRHVLTLTEKGKHELRRRLAEPSQRDITDENRWFTLLAFLRHLEDPAAEATVLRRRLAFLEEPASFFYDGDRPLSAEELDDPFRRGILTIARATSRAELTWLRETIASLDDTDR from the coding sequence ATGCTGGAGCTCGCCATCCTCGGATTCCTGTACGACGCCCCGTTGCACGGCTACGTCCTGCGCAAGCACATCGCCGCGCTGACCGGGCACGTCCGACCCGTCGCCGAGAGCACGCTCTACCCCGCGATCAAACGCCTGGAGAAGGCCGGCCTGCTGGCGCGGACCACCGAGCCGGGCGCGGTGGCCGCGCCGCGCCACGTGCTCACCCTCACCGAGAAGGGAAAGCACGAACTCCGCCGACGACTCGCCGAACCGTCGCAGCGCGACATCACCGACGAGAACCGCTGGTTCACGCTGCTCGCCTTCCTCAGGCACCTCGAGGATCCCGCGGCCGAGGCGACGGTGCTGCGACGCCGACTCGCCTTTCTGGAAGAGCCGGCGAGCTTCTTCTACGACGGCGACCGGCCGCTGAGCGCCGAGGAGCTGGACGACCCGTTCCGCCGCGGGATCCTGACCATCGCGCGCGCCACGAGCCGAGCCGAACTGACTTGGCTGCGCGAGACGATCGCCTCGCTCGACGACACCGACCGCTGA
- the xylA gene encoding xylose isomerase: MSYQPTPEDKFTFGLWTVGWQGRDPFGDATRRALDPVETVRRLSELGAHGVTFHDDDLIPFGASETERESHIKRFRQALDATGMTVPMATTNLFTHPVFKDGAFTANDRDVRRYALRKTIRNIDLAVELGAKTYVAWGGREGAESGAAKDVRAALDRMKEAFDLLGEYVSSQGHDLRFAIEPKPNEPRGDILLPTVGHALAFIERLERPELYGVNPEVGHEQMAGLNFPHGIAQALWAGKLFHIDLNGQSGIKYDQDLRFGAGDLRAAFWLVDLLERAGYDGPRHFDFKPPRTEDLDGVWASAAGCMRNYLILKERSAAFRADPEVREALRASRLDDLARPTAADGLEALLADRTAFEDFDVEAAAARGMAFERLDQLAMDHLLAAHG, translated from the coding sequence ATGAGCTACCAGCCCACCCCCGAGGACAAGTTCACCTTCGGCCTGTGGACCGTCGGCTGGCAGGGCAGGGACCCGTTCGGCGACGCCACCCGCCGCGCCCTCGACCCTGTTGAGACGGTACGGCGGCTGTCGGAACTCGGCGCCCACGGAGTGACGTTCCACGACGACGACCTGATCCCCTTCGGTGCCTCGGAGACCGAGCGCGAATCGCACATCAAGCGCTTCCGCCAGGCGCTGGACGCCACCGGCATGACCGTGCCGATGGCCACCACCAACCTCTTCACCCACCCCGTCTTCAAGGACGGCGCGTTCACCGCCAACGACCGCGATGTGCGCCGCTACGCGCTGCGCAAGACCATCCGCAACATCGACCTGGCCGTCGAACTCGGGGCGAAGACGTATGTCGCGTGGGGCGGCCGGGAGGGTGCCGAGTCCGGCGCTGCCAAGGACGTGCGCGCGGCCCTCGACCGGATGAAGGAGGCCTTCGACCTCCTCGGCGAGTACGTTTCCTCTCAGGGCCATGACCTGCGCTTCGCCATCGAGCCCAAGCCGAACGAGCCCCGTGGCGACATCCTGCTGCCGACAGTCGGTCATGCATTGGCGTTCATCGAGCGCCTGGAGCGGCCCGAGTTGTACGGCGTCAACCCCGAGGTCGGCCATGAGCAGATGGCAGGTCTGAACTTCCCGCACGGCATCGCGCAGGCCTTGTGGGCGGGCAAGCTCTTCCACATCGATCTCAACGGTCAGTCCGGTATCAAGTACGACCAGGACCTGCGCTTCGGTGCCGGTGATCTGCGCGCCGCCTTCTGGCTCGTCGACCTCCTGGAGCGCGCCGGCTACGACGGCCCCCGCCACTTCGACTTCAAGCCGCCGCGGACCGAGGACCTCGACGGTGTGTGGGCGTCGGCCGCCGGCTGCATGCGCAACTACCTCATCCTCAAGGAGCGTTCGGCCGCCTTCCGCGCGGACCCGGAGGTCCGGGAGGCGCTGCGGGCCTCACGCCTCGACGACCTGGCCCGGCCGACAGCGGCGGACGGCCTCGAGGCGCTGCTCGCCGACCGTACGGCCTTCGAGGACTTCGACGTGGAGGCGGCCGCCGCGCGCGGGATGGCCTTCGAACGGCTCGACCAGCTCGCCATGGACCATCTGCTCGCGGCGCACGGCTGA
- a CDS encoding nitrate- and nitrite sensing domain-containing protein — protein MRTPRRTPNGGVETTSASTPPPVRGRRAHAGPPADEAPDESLGAVADNMPARAGRWRIRPRTVRAKVVCLLMVPVVSLLVLWAYATVSTAQDVSRLRQAQRVDAQLREPLVAAADALQAERTAAVAYATHPAVARSGDLRELAAHTDRAVARLRLGGDNTVADSEELPRGVAERMQTFVNGAEHLRTLRKAVLDNRADWNATYGQYTKIIAAAFGVDGALTGIQADDLGADARVLLEFSRAREALAQEGALLASARLSGGLEGRRLKLFAGAVGTRRTLTDAAAQDLPATPRATWRDFADGPTYNTLGTLEGRALAGTPGAGGALNAVPEAGWTTTHARVQDAMRDVETQTGNAVAGRSDPFTRGLLTPAGAAVLLGLAAVTASLVISVRIGRTLVVELVSLRNGALEIARRKLPEAMSRLRAGQEIDIRVEAPSGPPAEDETGQVAEALSTVHRAALRAAVERAELASGISGVFVNLARRSQVLVHRQLSLLDSMERRSDDPGELSDLFRLDHLTTRMRRHAESLIILSGAAPGRAWRMPVSLTNVVRAAVSEVEDYARVEVRQLPEASIVGAAVADLTHLLAEIVENAAQFSPPHTRVRVTGEPVGNGYVLEVEDRGLGMGAETLAEANRRIEQSEALDLFDSDRLGLFVVSRLAARHSIKVHLRTSPYGGTTAVVLVPSALLHRGTAELRARPAAEAGPADERAYARVPGVPPQEVVSVSADRPALVATAETPPEPRTETPPPGVTALRPNRPPHGSEGNDDLPRRVRQSHIAPQLREQRPEEPARQHDSQEDGQRTPELVRDRMAAYRAGWVRGGGRQPGRGAAPGREAGRHSSEGDPA, from the coding sequence ATGCGCACACCCCGTAGGACCCCCAACGGCGGGGTGGAGACGACCTCCGCCTCCACCCCGCCGCCCGTGCGCGGCCGTCGCGCACACGCCGGACCGCCGGCTGACGAAGCGCCCGACGAATCGCTCGGCGCGGTGGCGGACAACATGCCCGCGCGCGCGGGACGGTGGCGGATACGCCCCCGGACCGTACGGGCCAAGGTCGTCTGCCTGCTGATGGTGCCTGTCGTCTCCCTGCTCGTCCTCTGGGCGTACGCCACCGTCAGCACCGCCCAGGACGTCTCCCGCCTCCGTCAGGCGCAGCGCGTCGACGCCCAACTGCGGGAGCCCCTCGTCGCCGCCGCCGATGCGCTCCAGGCCGAGCGCACGGCCGCCGTGGCCTACGCGACCCACCCCGCCGTCGCACGGAGCGGCGACCTCAGGGAGCTCGCCGCACACACGGACCGTGCCGTGGCCAGACTGCGGCTCGGCGGCGACAACACCGTGGCGGACAGCGAAGAACTCCCGCGCGGTGTCGCCGAGCGCATGCAGACCTTCGTCAACGGAGCCGAGCACCTGCGCACGCTGCGGAAGGCCGTGCTCGACAACAGGGCCGACTGGAACGCGACGTACGGGCAGTACACCAAGATCATCGCGGCGGCCTTCGGCGTCGACGGCGCCCTCACCGGCATTCAGGCCGACGATCTCGGCGCCGACGCGCGCGTGCTGCTCGAGTTCTCCCGCGCGCGGGAGGCACTGGCACAGGAGGGCGCCCTTCTGGCGAGCGCCCGTCTGTCCGGAGGACTCGAAGGACGGCGTCTGAAGCTGTTCGCCGGAGCCGTCGGCACGCGTCGCACGCTCACCGACGCAGCCGCTCAGGATCTGCCCGCAACCCCGCGCGCGACCTGGCGAGACTTCGCGGACGGCCCCACTTACAACACGCTCGGCACGCTTGAGGGCAGGGCCCTCGCGGGTACCCCGGGTGCCGGCGGCGCGCTCAATGCGGTTCCCGAGGCGGGCTGGACCACGACCCACGCGCGCGTGCAGGACGCAATGCGGGACGTCGAGACGCAGACGGGCAACGCCGTGGCGGGCCGGTCCGACCCGTTCACACGTGGTCTGCTCACCCCGGCCGGCGCTGCGGTCCTCCTCGGACTGGCCGCCGTCACCGCCTCGCTCGTCATCTCCGTGCGCATCGGACGCACCCTCGTCGTGGAACTGGTCAGCCTCCGCAACGGCGCCCTGGAGATCGCGCGGCGCAAACTTCCCGAGGCCATGAGCCGGCTGCGAGCGGGGCAGGAGATCGACATCCGGGTGGAGGCGCCTTCGGGACCGCCCGCGGAGGACGAGACCGGACAGGTCGCCGAGGCCCTCAGCACCGTGCACCGCGCCGCCCTGCGCGCCGCCGTGGAGCGCGCCGAACTCGCCAGCGGCATCTCGGGCGTGTTCGTCAACCTCGCGCGGCGCAGCCAGGTCCTGGTCCACCGCCAACTGAGCCTGCTGGACAGCATGGAGCGCCGCTCCGACGATCCGGGTGAACTGAGCGACCTCTTCCGGCTCGACCACCTCACCACCCGCATGCGACGCCACGCCGAGAGTCTCATCATCCTCTCGGGAGCGGCGCCCGGCCGGGCCTGGCGCATGCCGGTGTCCCTGACGAACGTCGTCCGCGCGGCCGTCTCCGAAGTCGAGGACTACGCGCGCGTGGAGGTACGTCAGCTTCCCGAGGCGTCCATTGTCGGCGCCGCCGTCGCCGACCTCACCCATCTGCTCGCCGAGATCGTGGAGAACGCCGCCCAGTTCTCGCCGCCCCACACGCGCGTGCGCGTCACGGGCGAGCCCGTCGGCAACGGATACGTCCTCGAAGTAGAGGACAGGGGGCTCGGCATGGGCGCGGAGACCCTCGCGGAGGCCAACCGGCGAATCGAGCAGTCCGAGGCACTCGACCTGTTCGACAGCGACCGCCTCGGCCTCTTCGTGGTCAGCAGGCTCGCGGCGCGCCACAGCATCAAGGTGCACCTGCGGACCTCGCCCTACGGAGGCACCACCGCCGTCGTCCTGGTGCCCAGTGCCCTGCTGCACAGAGGCACGGCGGAGCTCCGCGCCCGCCCTGCGGCGGAGGCGGGGCCAGCGGACGAACGCGCCTACGCGCGCGTGCCCGGCGTTCCACCCCAGGAGGTGGTTTCCGTGTCGGCCGACCGTCCCGCCCTGGTGGCCACGGCCGAGACACCACCGGAGCCCCGCACCGAAACCCCGCCTCCGGGAGTCACCGCCCTGCGGCCGAACCGTCCACCGCACGGCTCCGAGGGCAACGACGATCTCCCACGCCGGGTACGGCAGTCGCACATCGCCCC
- a CDS encoding alpha/beta fold hydrolase, with product MKQAEFDGKGNCIRWTELPGEEPARVYVHGLGSVSSVYHAHIAARPGLTGRRSLFVDLPGHGISDRPEDFGYTLEDNADALAAALDTAGLTGAELIAHSMGGAVAIVLAHRRPDLVSRLVLTEANLDAFPPPTAGSSGITAYEEDEFLAGGYARVLDKVGPLWAATMRLADPRALHRTAVGLVRGSDPVMRTILEALTIDRVYLQGELSGELCGRDRLEAAGVHVVTVPRAGHNIMFDNPDAFAAAVAGRL from the coding sequence ATGAAGCAGGCCGAGTTCGACGGCAAGGGGAACTGCATCCGCTGGACGGAGCTGCCGGGGGAAGAACCCGCGCGCGTGTACGTACACGGACTGGGGTCGGTGTCGTCCGTGTACCACGCGCACATCGCAGCTCGGCCTGGACTCACGGGCCGGCGCAGCCTGTTCGTCGATCTGCCAGGGCACGGCATCAGCGACCGGCCGGAGGACTTCGGCTACACGCTTGAGGACAACGCCGACGCCCTTGCGGCCGCTCTGGACACGGCGGGGCTCACCGGCGCCGAGCTGATCGCGCACAGCATGGGTGGCGCGGTCGCCATCGTGCTCGCCCACCGGCGGCCCGATCTCGTCTCCCGGCTGGTCCTCACGGAGGCCAACCTCGACGCCTTCCCGCCGCCGACCGCCGGAAGCAGCGGAATCACCGCCTATGAGGAGGACGAGTTCCTCGCAGGCGGGTACGCGCGCGTGCTGGACAAGGTCGGCCCCCTGTGGGCGGCCACGATGCGGCTTGCAGATCCGCGTGCGCTGCACCGGACCGCGGTCGGGCTGGTGCGGGGCTCGGACCCCGTCATGCGCACGATCCTGGAAGCGCTGACGATCGACCGCGTGTATCTCCAGGGCGAGCTCAGCGGTGAACTGTGCGGCAGAGATCGACTGGAAGCCGCCGGCGTACATGTCGTGACCGTGCCCCGCGCCGGCCACAACATCATGTTCGACAATCCCGACGCCTTCGCGGCGGCGGTCGCGGGCCGGCTCTGA
- a CDS encoding ROK family transcriptional regulator: MHAVSAEGLLSRAAIASRIGLTRAAVSTLVDDLIRWKLLEELGPERPGRVGRPGSALAVSGRGPAGIGAEVGVDHLAVCAVDLRGEVRARAVRRVANRGRSPEAVVKELAALVRRVAGEAEPEGLWSAGLAIAVPGLVARDARTVVRAPNLDWRDADLGALLHVAVPVTVDNEANFGALAELWLGGADGPRDFLHVSAEIGIGAALIVDGQLLCGSRGFAGELGHVPVRPDGPRCPCGGRGCLEQYAGEEAVLRAAGLEPGEDRVGLLAHCTETGDERVRRALYDAGTALGIALTGAVNLLDPAAVVLGGSLARLSPWLLPSLTRELGDRTAGPACPVSVSRLGPEGPLLGAAHSVVRAVLDDPATMAERA, translated from the coding sequence ATGCATGCCGTCAGCGCCGAGGGCCTGCTCTCACGTGCTGCGATCGCCTCGCGTATCGGCTTGACGCGGGCGGCGGTCTCGACGCTCGTGGACGACCTCATCCGCTGGAAACTTCTGGAGGAACTCGGGCCCGAACGGCCAGGCCGGGTGGGCCGCCCCGGGTCGGCGCTGGCTGTCAGCGGGCGCGGGCCGGCCGGGATCGGGGCGGAGGTCGGCGTCGATCATCTCGCGGTGTGCGCGGTCGATCTGCGCGGTGAGGTACGCGCACGGGCGGTGCGGCGCGTCGCCAACCGGGGCCGCTCCCCCGAGGCGGTGGTCAAGGAGCTCGCCGCGTTGGTACGCCGGGTTGCCGGCGAGGCCGAGCCTGAGGGACTGTGGTCGGCCGGGCTGGCGATCGCCGTCCCCGGTCTGGTGGCTCGCGACGCCCGTACGGTCGTCCGCGCTCCGAACCTCGACTGGCGCGACGCGGACCTCGGCGCCCTGCTGCACGTCGCCGTACCGGTGACCGTGGACAACGAAGCCAACTTCGGCGCCCTCGCCGAGCTCTGGCTCGGGGGTGCGGACGGTCCACGGGACTTCCTGCACGTGTCGGCCGAGATCGGCATCGGCGCCGCCCTCATCGTCGACGGGCAACTGCTGTGCGGAAGCCGCGGGTTCGCGGGCGAGCTCGGGCATGTGCCCGTGCGGCCTGACGGACCCCGGTGCCCTTGCGGTGGGCGCGGTTGTCTGGAGCAGTACGCGGGCGAGGAGGCGGTGTTGCGTGCGGCCGGCCTGGAGCCGGGCGAGGACCGGGTCGGGCTGCTGGCCCACTGCACCGAGACAGGCGACGAGCGTGTACGGCGTGCGCTGTACGACGCCGGCACCGCCCTCGGCATCGCACTGACCGGGGCGGTCAACCTGCTGGATCCTGCGGCCGTTGTCCTGGGCGGCTCGTTGGCGAGGCTCTCTCCTTGGCTTCTGCCCTCGCTCACCCGCGAATTGGGCGACCGAACCGCCGGTCCGGCGTGTCCGGTCTCGGTGTCGCGGCTCGGTCCCGAGGGCCCGTTGCTCGGTGCCGCGCACTCGGTGGTACGGGCTGTGCTCGACGATCCTGCGACGATGGCCGAGCGCGCCTGA
- the xylB gene encoding xylulokinase translates to MSAAEGPLVVGVDTSTQSTKVLVVDAATGQVVASGRAPHTVSSGAGRESDPRQWWDALCEALHQCGEAAHEAAAVSIGGQQHGLVTLDADGEPVRPALLWNDVRSAPQARRLVQELGGPKAWAERTGSVPGASFTVAKWAWLAEHEPHAARATKAVRLPHDYLTERLTGQGTTDRGDVSGTGWWASGTETYDEETLAHVGLDPALLPHVVRPGEVAGTVRDSHDLPFSKGTLVAPGTGDNAAAALGLGLRPGTPVLSLGTSGTVYAVSRNRPTDPTGTVAGFADAHGDWLPLACTLNCTLAVDRVAALLSLDREAVDTDTAVTLLPYLDGERTPNLPNASGMLHGLRHDTTPGQILQAAYDGAVHSLLGALDLVLDEDADRSTPLLLIGGGARGTAWQQTVRRLSGRAVQVPKAKELVALGAAAQAAGLLTGESPAAVARRWDTAAGPVLDAVERDEATLARITGVLSDAATLLERGSEAH, encoded by the coding sequence ATGTCAGCAGCCGAGGGTCCGCTCGTCGTCGGCGTGGACACATCCACCCAGTCCACCAAGGTTCTTGTCGTCGACGCGGCCACCGGGCAGGTGGTGGCCAGCGGCCGGGCGCCGCACACCGTCTCTTCAGGAGCGGGCCGGGAGAGCGATCCGCGCCAGTGGTGGGACGCCCTGTGCGAGGCGCTGCACCAGTGCGGCGAGGCGGCCCACGAGGCTGCCGCCGTGTCGATCGGCGGCCAGCAGCACGGCCTGGTCACCCTGGACGCCGATGGCGAACCGGTACGCCCGGCACTGCTGTGGAACGACGTTCGCTCGGCGCCGCAGGCCCGCCGTCTCGTCCAGGAGCTGGGCGGCCCCAAGGCCTGGGCGGAGCGCACCGGCAGCGTCCCCGGCGCATCCTTCACCGTCGCCAAGTGGGCGTGGCTGGCCGAACACGAGCCGCACGCGGCCCGCGCCACGAAGGCGGTACGCCTCCCCCACGACTACCTCACCGAGCGTCTCACCGGTCAGGGAACGACCGACCGCGGCGACGTCTCCGGCACCGGCTGGTGGGCCTCCGGAACCGAGACGTACGACGAGGAGACTCTCGCCCATGTGGGCCTCGACCCGGCGCTGCTGCCTCACGTGGTGCGGCCGGGCGAAGTGGCCGGCACCGTCCGCGACAGCCACGACCTGCCGTTCTCCAAGGGCACCCTGGTAGCACCCGGCACCGGTGACAACGCCGCGGCCGCGCTCGGCCTCGGGCTGCGTCCAGGCACCCCGGTGCTGAGCCTTGGAACCTCGGGCACGGTGTACGCCGTGTCCCGGAACCGCCCCACCGATCCGACCGGTACGGTCGCGGGCTTCGCCGACGCGCACGGCGACTGGCTGCCGCTGGCATGTACCCTGAACTGCACCCTGGCTGTCGATCGCGTCGCCGCCCTGCTGAGCCTGGACCGCGAGGCCGTCGACACCGACACTGCCGTCACCCTCCTCCCCTACCTGGACGGCGAACGCACCCCGAACCTGCCGAACGCCTCCGGCATGCTGCACGGCCTGCGCCACGACACGACTCCCGGGCAGATTCTGCAGGCCGCGTACGACGGTGCTGTCCACTCGCTGCTCGGCGCCCTCGACCTGGTGCTCGACGAGGACGCGGACCGCAGCACGCCACTGCTGCTGATCGGCGGCGGGGCGCGCGGGACGGCCTGGCAGCAGACCGTACGCCGGCTTTCGGGTCGGGCGGTCCAGGTACCGAAGGCGAAGGAACTGGTGGCGCTCGGCGCTGCGGCCCAGGCGGCCGGGCTGCTCACCGGCGAGTCCCCGGCGGCGGTAGCCCGCCGTTGGGACACGGCCGCGGGCCCGGTCCTCGACGCGGTGGAACGGGACGAGGCGACGCTGGCGCGGATCACCGGGGTACTCTCCGACGCGGCCACACTGCTGGAACGCGGATCGGAAGCACACTGA
- a CDS encoding MHYT domain-containing protein translates to MGHLHHATFGWLTPVLSYAMACIGAALGLRCTVRALGTTGRSRRNWLVTAASAIGTGIWTMHFVAMLGFSVTGTDIRYDVPLTILSLLVAMVVVCTGVFAVGYGRDRTRALLLGGLTTGLGVASMHYLGMAAVRLHGDVSYDPLLVGLSVVIAVAAATAALWAALNIKSPLAVTLASLVMGAAVSSMHYTGMFAVSVRVSPSGSVLPGATAMQFIFPLAVGLGSYLFLTSAFVALSPTAGERQASASAQLPVERAATR, encoded by the coding sequence ATGGGACACCTGCACCACGCCACCTTCGGCTGGCTCACCCCCGTGCTGTCGTACGCCATGGCCTGCATCGGCGCCGCGCTGGGACTGCGCTGCACCGTCCGCGCGCTCGGCACCACCGGCCGATCGCGCCGGAACTGGCTCGTCACCGCGGCCTCCGCGATCGGCACCGGCATCTGGACCATGCACTTCGTGGCCATGCTCGGCTTCAGCGTCACCGGTACCGACATCCGCTACGACGTACCGCTGACCATCCTCAGCCTCCTCGTCGCCATGGTCGTCGTCTGCACCGGCGTGTTCGCCGTCGGCTACGGCCGTGACCGCACCCGGGCCCTCCTCCTCGGCGGTCTCACCACGGGACTGGGCGTCGCGAGCATGCACTACCTGGGCATGGCGGCGGTACGGCTGCACGGGGACGTGAGCTACGACCCGCTGCTCGTCGGGCTCTCCGTCGTGATCGCAGTGGCCGCGGCGACCGCCGCTCTGTGGGCGGCGCTGAACATCAAGTCGCCGCTCGCGGTCACGCTCGCCTCCCTCGTCATGGGGGCAGCCGTCAGCAGCATGCACTACACGGGGATGTTCGCCGTCAGCGTACGGGTCTCCCCTTCCGGCTCCGTCCTACCCGGGGCCACGGCGATGCAGTTCATCTTCCCCCTCGCCGTCGGTCTCGGGTCCTATCTGTTCCTCACCTCGGCCTTCGTCGCGCTCTCGCCCACGGCGGGCGAACGCCAAGCGTCCGCCTCGGCCCAGCTGCCGGTCGAGAGAGCCGCCACCCGCTAG